The proteins below are encoded in one region of Mycobacterium botniense:
- the folP gene encoding dihydropteroate synthase, with translation MAIVNRTPDSFYDRGATYSDEAAKSAVHQAIADGADVIDVGGVKAGPGRSVDTETEVARVVPFIAWLRDTYPDQLISVDTWRAAVARQACAAGADLINDTWGGVDPQMPEVAAEFGAGLVCSHTGGAPPRTRPFRVSYGTTTRGVVDEVIRELTAAAERAVAAGVAPDRVLIDPTHDFGKNTFHGLALLRHADDLVKTGWPVLMALSNKDFVGETLGVDLTERLEGTLAATAIAAAAGARMFRVHEVRPTRRVLEMVASICGRRPPARAVRGLA, from the coding sequence CGGCCGTGCACCAAGCGATCGCCGACGGCGCCGACGTCATCGACGTCGGCGGCGTCAAAGCCGGTCCGGGCCGAAGCGTCGACACCGAGACCGAGGTCGCGCGGGTGGTGCCGTTTATCGCGTGGCTGCGTGACACCTACCCCGACCAACTGATCAGCGTCGACACCTGGCGCGCAGCGGTGGCCCGGCAGGCCTGCGCGGCCGGCGCCGACCTGATCAACGACACGTGGGGCGGCGTCGACCCACAAATGCCCGAGGTGGCCGCCGAGTTCGGAGCCGGTCTGGTGTGCTCGCACACCGGCGGTGCGCCGCCGCGCACCCGCCCGTTCCGGGTGAGTTACGGGACGACTACCCGCGGGGTGGTGGACGAGGTGATCCGCGAACTGACCGCCGCCGCTGAGCGCGCGGTTGCGGCCGGCGTGGCGCCTGACCGTGTGCTGATCGACCCGACCCACGATTTCGGCAAGAACACCTTTCATGGTCTGGCCTTGTTGCGTCACGCCGATGATCTTGTTAAGACCGGGTGGCCCGTGCTGATGGCTTTGAGCAACAAGGACTTCGTCGGGGAGACTTTGGGCGTGGATTTGACCGAAAGGCTGGAGGGCACATTGGCAGCCACCGCAATCGCAGCCGCGGCCGGAGCCCGCATGTTCCGGGTACACGAGGTCAGGCCCACTAGGCGGGTATTGGAGATGGTGGCCTCCATCTGTGGCAGGCGCCCGCCCGCGCGTGCGGTGAGGGGTCTGGCGTGA
- a CDS encoding glucosyl-3-phosphoglycerate synthase produces MTTSELLAGDQALPGDAWLADRSWGRPSWTVSELEATKAERTISVVLPALNEEDTIEAVIESISPLVGGLVDELIVLDSGSTDDTEIRAMAAGARVVSREQALPEVAPRPGKGEALWRSLAVTSGDIVVFVDSDLIDPHPMFVPWLVGPLLTGDGIHLVKSFYRRPLNVSGGDGATGGGRVTELVARPLLAALRPELGCVLQPLGGEYAATRELLMSLPFAPGYGVEIGLLIDTYDRLGLDAIAQVNLGVRAHRNRPLSELGAMSRQVIATLLSRCGIPDSGVGLTQFFLDDDGYTPRTWPVSLVDRPPMKALRPH; encoded by the coding sequence GTGACGACATCGGAGTTACTCGCCGGCGATCAGGCGCTGCCGGGTGACGCGTGGCTCGCCGACCGCAGCTGGGGTCGTCCAAGCTGGACTGTCAGCGAGTTGGAGGCGACGAAGGCCGAGCGAACGATCTCGGTGGTGCTGCCGGCCCTGAATGAGGAAGACACCATCGAAGCGGTGATCGAGAGCATCTCACCGCTGGTGGGCGGGCTGGTCGATGAGCTGATCGTGCTGGATTCGGGCTCCACCGACGATACGGAGATCCGGGCGATGGCCGCGGGAGCCCGTGTGGTCAGCCGCGAACAGGCCCTCCCCGAAGTGGCGCCACGACCCGGGAAAGGCGAGGCGTTGTGGCGATCGCTGGCGGTCACCAGCGGCGACATCGTGGTATTCGTCGACTCCGACCTCATCGACCCGCACCCCATGTTCGTGCCGTGGCTGGTGGGCCCGCTGCTTACCGGCGATGGGATTCACCTGGTCAAAAGCTTCTACCGACGGCCGTTGAACGTCAGTGGTGGCGATGGTGCAACCGGCGGAGGGCGCGTGACCGAGCTGGTGGCGCGCCCGCTGCTGGCGGCGCTGCGGCCCGAACTTGGCTGTGTGCTGCAGCCGCTGGGCGGTGAATACGCGGCAACCCGGGAGTTGCTGATGTCACTGCCGTTCGCGCCGGGCTACGGCGTGGAGATCGGCCTGCTGATCGACACCTACGACCGGCTGGGACTGGACGCCATCGCTCAGGTCAACTTGGGTGTGCGGGCTCACCGCAACCGGCCGCTTTCCGAGCTGGGTGCGATGAGCCGCCAGGTCATCGCGACGCTGCTGTCACGCTGCGGCATTCCCGACTCCGGGGTAGGGCTCACCCAGTTCTTCCTCGACGACGACGGTTACACCCCCCGCACCTGGCCGGTCTCACTGGTGGACCGGCCCCCGATGAAGGCGCTGCGCCCGCACTGA
- a CDS encoding DivIVA domain-containing protein, whose translation MALILLYLVVLILVAVVLFGVAAFVFGRGEQLPPLPRATTATVLPASEITGADVDAIKFTQVLRGYKTSEVDWVLDRLGRELDLLRGKLAAAHATSAAATDTQPAGGQGSEDSQDRT comes from the coding sequence GTGGCGTTGATATTGCTCTACCTGGTGGTGCTGATTCTGGTGGCAGTCGTCTTGTTCGGTGTCGCCGCCTTCGTGTTCGGCCGCGGCGAACAGCTACCGCCCCTGCCGCGGGCAACGACAGCAACGGTGCTGCCGGCATCGGAAATCACCGGTGCTGATGTCGACGCGATCAAGTTCACCCAGGTGCTGCGCGGGTACAAAACGAGTGAGGTGGATTGGGTGCTGGACCGCCTCGGCCGGGAACTCGACCTGCTTCGTGGCAAGTTGGCGGCGGCGCACGCCACATCGGCTGCTGCTACCGACACCCAGCCCGCCGGTGGCCAGGGCAGCGAGGATAGCCAGGATCGCACGTGA
- a CDS encoding DNA-3-methyladenine glycosylase I — protein MTARCDDGLVRCDWAMTSSGLYRDYHDHEWGRPVHDRIALFERMSLEAFQSGLSWLTILRKRDNFRRAFSGFDIETVAHYTDADIARLMADDGIVRNRAKIEATIANARAAADLDLSRLLWSFAPPPRERPASVSEIPSATVESKAMAGELKRRGFRFVGPTTAYALMQATGMVDDHVRSCWVPRQSPETR, from the coding sequence GTGACCGCACGATGCGATGACGGGTTAGTCCGCTGCGACTGGGCGATGACCAGCTCTGGGCTCTACCGCGACTATCACGACCACGAGTGGGGCCGGCCCGTGCACGACCGGATAGCCCTGTTCGAGCGGATGAGTCTGGAAGCGTTCCAGAGTGGTCTATCGTGGCTGACTATCTTGCGCAAACGGGACAATTTCCGGCGCGCTTTTTCCGGGTTCGACATCGAGACGGTCGCTCATTACACCGACGCCGATATCGCCCGGCTGATGGCCGACGACGGAATCGTTCGCAACCGGGCCAAGATCGAGGCGACGATCGCCAACGCACGCGCCGCGGCCGATCTCGATCTTTCCCGGCTGCTGTGGTCGTTCGCCCCGCCGCCGCGGGAACGGCCCGCCAGTGTATCCGAAATCCCATCGGCCACTGTGGAATCGAAAGCTATGGCAGGCGAATTGAAGCGGCGCGGTTTTCGGTTCGTTGGGCCCACCACCGCCTACGCGCTGATGCAGGCGACCGGGATGGTCGACGACCACGTCCGCAGCTGCTGGGTGCCCCGGCAGTCCCCTGAGACCCGCTAA
- a CDS encoding DUF3117 domain-containing protein: MAAMKPRTGDGPLEATKEGRGIVMRVPLEGGGRLVVELTPDEAAALGDELKGVTS, from the coding sequence ATGGCGGCGATGAAGCCCCGGACCGGCGACGGTCCTCTGGAAGCGACCAAGGAGGGGCGCGGCATCGTGATGCGGGTACCACTCGAAGGTGGCGGTCGGCTCGTCGTCGAGCTGACACCCGACGAAGCCGCCGCACTGGGCGACGAGCTTAAGGGCGTCACCAGCTAA
- the glgC gene encoding glucose-1-phosphate adenylyltransferase produces MRESPHVLGIVLAGGEGKRLYPLTADRAKPAVPFGGAYRLIDFVLSNLVNARYLRICVLTQYKSHSLDRHISQNWRLSGLAGEYITPVPAQQRLGPRWYTGSADAIYQSLNLIYDEDPDYVVVFGADHVYRMDPEQMVRFHIESGAGATVAGIRVPRTEASAFGCLDADDSGRIRSFVEKPADPPGAPDNPATTFVSMGNYVFTTKVLIDAIRADADDDRSDHDMGGDIIPRLVADGMAAVYDFSDNEVPGATDRDRGYWRDVGTLDAFYDAHMDLVSVHPVFNLYNKRWPIRGASENLAPAKFVKGGSAQESVVGAGSIISAASVRNSVLSSNVVVDDGAIVEDSVIMPGTRVGRGAVVRHAILDKNVVVGPGEMVGVDLEKDRERFAVSAGGVVAVGKGVWI; encoded by the coding sequence ATGCGGGAATCGCCACATGTGCTGGGGATCGTCCTAGCCGGGGGGGAGGGCAAGCGACTGTATCCGCTCACCGCAGACCGGGCCAAACCTGCGGTCCCTTTTGGGGGCGCCTACCGGTTGATCGACTTCGTGCTCTCGAACCTCGTCAATGCCCGGTATTTGAGAATCTGTGTTCTGACCCAATACAAATCGCACTCGCTGGACCGCCATATCTCCCAGAACTGGCGGTTGTCCGGTCTGGCCGGCGAGTACATCACCCCGGTACCCGCCCAGCAGCGTCTCGGCCCTCGTTGGTACACCGGCTCAGCCGACGCGATCTACCAATCGCTCAACCTGATCTACGACGAAGACCCGGACTATGTCGTGGTTTTCGGGGCCGACCACGTATACCGAATGGACCCGGAGCAAATGGTGCGGTTTCACATCGAAAGCGGGGCGGGGGCGACGGTGGCCGGTATCCGGGTGCCGCGGACCGAAGCGTCCGCATTCGGGTGCCTGGACGCCGACGACTCCGGTCGCATCCGCAGCTTCGTCGAAAAGCCGGCCGACCCGCCCGGCGCACCGGATAATCCCGCGACCACCTTCGTTTCAATGGGTAACTACGTCTTCACTACCAAAGTACTCATCGATGCGATCCGGGCCGACGCCGATGATGACCGCTCCGACCACGACATGGGTGGTGACATCATTCCGCGGTTGGTCGCCGACGGGATGGCCGCGGTCTACGATTTTTCCGATAACGAGGTGCCGGGCGCCACCGACCGCGACCGCGGTTACTGGCGCGACGTCGGGACACTGGACGCGTTCTACGACGCTCACATGGATCTGGTGTCGGTCCATCCGGTGTTCAACCTGTACAACAAACGCTGGCCCATCCGCGGGGCGTCGGAGAACCTGGCACCGGCCAAGTTCGTGAAAGGCGGCTCGGCTCAGGAGTCGGTGGTCGGAGCAGGCAGCATTATCTCGGCGGCCTCGGTGCGCAACTCGGTGTTATCGTCGAATGTCGTGGTCGACGACGGCGCGATCGTGGAGGACAGCGTGATCATGCCGGGCACCCGAGTCGGCCGGGGCGCGGTGGTGCGACACGCCATCCTGGATAAAAACGTGGTGGTCGGACCCGGCGAGATGGTCGGTGTGGATCTGGAGAAGGACCGGGAACGGTTCGCTGTCAGCGCCGGCGGCGTCGTGGCGGTGGGCAAGGGTGTTTGGATCTAA
- a CDS encoding methyltransferase family protein yields MKTLGKGAVSSALGLAAFGLTLFLPAGTLHYWQAWAFLAVFALSTWIPSIYVLRTNPAALERRMRAGPFAETRTLQKIIISVVFVSFTAMMAVSALDHRLGWSRVPASVCVVGDVLVMLGLGLAMLVVIQNSYAAANVTVEAEQKLVSTGLYGIVRHPMYVGNVILMLGVPLALGSYWGLVFLIPGLVVLVLRIRDEEQVLQRELAGYREYQHKVRYRLVPYIW; encoded by the coding sequence ATGAAAACACTCGGTAAAGGCGCAGTGTCATCCGCTTTGGGCCTAGCGGCCTTCGGATTGACGCTGTTTTTGCCGGCCGGCACCTTGCACTACTGGCAGGCGTGGGCTTTCCTGGCCGTCTTCGCGCTCTCGACATGGATTCCGAGCATCTACGTGCTTCGGACGAACCCGGCCGCACTTGAGCGTCGCATGCGTGCGGGACCTTTTGCCGAGACCAGGACGCTGCAGAAGATCATCATCTCCGTCGTCTTCGTCTCGTTCACCGCAATGATGGCGGTCAGCGCCCTGGATCATCGCTTGGGGTGGTCGCGGGTTCCGGCCTCGGTCTGCGTCGTCGGTGATGTCTTGGTGATGCTCGGACTTGGGCTGGCGATGCTCGTGGTCATCCAAAACAGTTACGCGGCCGCCAACGTCACCGTCGAGGCGGAACAGAAGCTGGTCTCCACCGGGCTGTACGGCATCGTCCGCCACCCGATGTACGTCGGCAACGTGATCCTGATGCTGGGTGTGCCGCTCGCCCTCGGCTCCTACTGGGGACTCGTCTTCCTCATCCCCGGATTGGTAGTGCTCGTCCTGCGCATCCGCGATGAAGAACAGGTCCTGCAACGCGAACTGGCCGGGTATCGCGAATATCAGCACAAGGTGCGCTACCGCTTGGTGCCCTATATCTGGTAG
- a CDS encoding ABC transporter permease, translated as MLAVDRSHRPAHRVPGHGSNVSGTLGMLRLFLRRDRIVLPLWVLLLSVPLATIYVGSVEKVYPTEAARAAFAASIMTSPAQRALYGPVYNDSLGAVAIWKAGMFHVLIAIAVILTVIRHTRAEEEAGRAELIDSTAVGRYANLTAALLLSFGASIATGVVGVAGLLSTDVARSGSLAFGAALAASGLVFTAVAAVAAQLSPSARFARAAAFTVLAAAFALRAVGDAGSGRLSWSSPLGWSLQVRPYAGERWWVLVLHLATTVVLTVLAYGLLARRDVGAGLIAERLGPATAAVALRGVFGLAWRLDRAAVLLWTAGLCLYGLLIGSVVHGIGDELGDGTAARSILARLGGTGVLEQAFIAVAFNMLAVAAAAFTISLTLRLHQEETGQRAETLLAGAISRTRWLASHLVIALTGSAVAMLGAGLAAGLTYGLAAGDVGGKLATVLGSAAVQLPAAWLLAAVTVTLFGLAPRFTPLAWGVLVGFIAVYLLGSLSGAPQWVLDLEPFTHIPQVGGGDFRAVPLLWLLAVDAALIGLAAVFFRRRDVRS; from the coding sequence ATGCTCGCCGTGGACCGGTCGCATCGCCCGGCACACCGGGTGCCCGGACACGGTTCGAACGTCTCCGGCACGCTGGGCATGCTGCGGCTCTTTCTGCGCCGCGACCGGATCGTCCTGCCGTTGTGGGTCTTGCTGCTGTCCGTGCCACTGGCGACCATCTACGTCGGCAGCGTCGAGAAGGTCTACCCCACCGAGGCCGCGCGCGCAGCATTCGCGGCCTCGATCATGACCAGCCCCGCGCAGCGGGCTTTGTACGGCCCGGTCTACAACGACAGCCTCGGCGCAGTCGCCATCTGGAAAGCCGGGATGTTCCACGTGCTCATCGCAATAGCGGTCATCCTCACCGTGATCCGCCATACCCGCGCCGAGGAGGAGGCGGGACGCGCCGAACTAATCGACTCAACCGCTGTCGGCCGTTACGCCAACCTGACGGCCGCGCTGCTGTTGTCCTTCGGGGCGTCGATCGCCACCGGCGTGGTTGGTGTTGCGGGGCTGTTAAGCACCGACGTTGCGCGCAGCGGGTCGCTAGCGTTCGGCGCGGCGCTGGCCGCGTCCGGGCTGGTGTTCACCGCCGTGGCCGCGGTGGCCGCGCAGTTGTCGCCGAGCGCCCGGTTCGCCCGCGCGGCCGCGTTCACCGTGCTGGCGGCCGCGTTCGCGTTGCGCGCCGTGGGCGATGCCGGTTCTGGCAGGTTGTCATGGTCTTCCCCACTGGGCTGGTCGCTGCAGGTCAGGCCCTACGCGGGCGAGCGCTGGTGGGTACTGGTGCTGCATCTGGCGACGACGGTGGTGCTCACTGTGCTGGCCTACGGATTGCTCGCGCGCCGCGACGTGGGCGCCGGGTTGATCGCCGAACGTCTCGGTCCCGCAACTGCCGCAGTGGCGCTGCGAGGGGTGTTCGGGCTGGCGTGGCGGCTCGACCGCGCCGCAGTGTTGTTGTGGACCGCCGGACTATGTCTGTATGGCCTGCTGATCGGCAGCGTGGTGCACGGCATCGGGGACGAACTGGGCGACGGCACGGCCGCACGCAGTATCCTCGCGCGGCTGGGCGGCACGGGTGTGCTGGAGCAGGCCTTTATCGCGGTGGCGTTCAACATGCTGGCCGTAGCGGCCGCCGCGTTCACTATCTCGCTGACGCTGCGACTGCACCAGGAGGAGACTGGCCAGCGAGCGGAGACACTACTTGCCGGAGCGATCAGCCGGACCCGCTGGTTGGCAAGTCATTTGGTGATCGCACTGACCGGATCGGCGGTGGCGATGCTGGGTGCCGGGCTGGCGGCCGGGCTCACGTACGGCTTGGCCGCCGGTGATGTCGGCGGCAAGCTGGCCACCGTCCTCGGCAGTGCCGCCGTGCAGTTGCCCGCCGCCTGGCTGCTCGCCGCGGTGACCGTTACGCTGTTCGGTCTGGCCCCGCGGTTCACCCCGCTGGCGTGGGGGGTGCTGGTCGGGTTCATCGCGGTGTACCTGCTCGGCTCGCTGTCGGGTGCTCCGCAGTGGGTGCTCGACCTCGAACCGTTCACGCATATCCCGCAAGTCGGCGGCGGCGACTTCAGGGCCGTTCCACTGCTCTGGCTCCTGGCGGTCGATGCGGCACTGATCGGGCTGGCAGCGGTGTTCTTCCGGCGCCGCGACGTGCGAAGCTGA
- a CDS encoding ABC transporter ATP-binding protein gives MPADTSHIAIDIHSLTKHFGSVRALDGLDLTVREGEVHGFLGPNGAGKTTTIRILLGAVRADSGTARLLGGDPWTDAVGLHRRIAYVPGDVTLWPSLTGGEIIDLLARMRGGIDRKRRAELIERFDLDPRKKARTYSKGNRQKVSLVSAFSSRAELLLLDEPSTGLDPLMEHVFQQCVGEARDRGVTVLLSSHLLAETEALCDRLTIIRAGKTVDSGSLDSMRHLSRTSIKAEMIGDPGDLTRIKGVENVSVVGNILHAQVGSESLGELIRVLGEAGVRNLVSHPPTLEELFLRHYSVDGERARSGQEVRTP, from the coding sequence ATGCCCGCTGACACTAGCCATATCGCTATCGACATTCACTCCCTCACAAAACATTTCGGCTCGGTGCGAGCGCTGGATGGCTTGGACCTGACAGTGCGCGAAGGCGAGGTGCACGGCTTTCTGGGCCCCAACGGCGCCGGTAAGACGACGACGATCCGGATACTGCTGGGCGCGGTCAGGGCCGATAGCGGGACAGCTCGACTGCTCGGCGGCGACCCGTGGACCGACGCTGTCGGGCTGCACCGTCGTATCGCCTATGTGCCAGGCGATGTCACACTATGGCCCTCGCTCACCGGCGGCGAAATCATCGATTTACTGGCCCGGATGCGCGGCGGTATCGACCGGAAGCGCCGCGCCGAGCTGATCGAGCGCTTCGACCTCGACCCGCGCAAGAAGGCCCGCACCTACTCCAAGGGTAACCGCCAGAAAGTCTCCCTCGTCTCGGCGTTCTCGTCACGGGCCGAGCTGCTGCTGCTCGACGAGCCGAGCACCGGACTGGATCCGTTGATGGAGCACGTCTTTCAGCAGTGTGTGGGAGAAGCACGCGACCGCGGCGTGACTGTCTTGTTGTCGAGCCATCTCCTGGCTGAGACTGAGGCGCTCTGCGATCGGCTGACTATCATCCGGGCCGGCAAGACCGTCGATAGCGGTTCTCTGGACTCTATGCGCCACCTCAGCCGTACCTCGATTAAAGCCGAAATGATTGGTGACCCAGGAGATCTCACGCGGATCAAGGGCGTGGAGAATGTCAGCGTCGTAGGCAACATCCTGCACGCGCAGGTCGGCAGTGAAAGCCTGGGTGAACTCATTCGGGTACTCGGCGAAGCGGGTGTGCGCAACCTGGTCAGCCACCCGCCGACCTTGGAGGAACTGTTTTTGCGCCACTACAGCGTCGACGGTGAGCGGGCGCGCAGCGGACAGGAAGTGCGGACGCCATGA
- a CDS encoding TetR/AcrR family transcriptional regulator produces the protein MRSADLTAAARIRDAAIRQFGEHGFGVSLRAIADAAEVSAALVIHHFGSKDGLRRACDDYVADEIRTAKSESMRSNDPATWFAQLAEIESYAPIMAYLVRSVQSGSELGKVLWRRMIENAEEYLDEGVRAGAIKPSRDPKARARFLAITGGGGFLLYLQLHENPTDLRAVLRDYRNDMLLPSLEVYTEGLMADPTMYDALLAAARQGASDAR, from the coding sequence ATGCGTTCAGCCGATCTGACCGCCGCCGCCCGAATCCGCGATGCGGCGATCCGGCAGTTCGGCGAGCATGGCTTCGGTGTCAGCCTGCGCGCCATCGCTGACGCCGCCGAGGTAAGTGCCGCGTTGGTGATCCATCACTTCGGCTCCAAAGACGGCCTGCGCCGGGCCTGCGATGACTACGTCGCTGACGAGATCCGCACCGCAAAGTCGGAGTCAATGCGCTCCAACGACCCGGCCACCTGGTTCGCCCAGTTGGCTGAGATCGAGTCGTATGCGCCCATCATGGCATACCTGGTGCGCAGTGTGCAGTCTGGCAGCGAATTAGGAAAAGTGCTGTGGCGCAGGATGATTGAAAACGCCGAGGAGTATCTGGACGAGGGTGTGCGGGCCGGCGCCATCAAACCCAGCCGCGACCCGAAGGCCAGGGCCAGGTTTTTGGCAATCACCGGTGGCGGCGGTTTTTTGCTGTACCTGCAATTGCACGAAAACCCCACCGATCTGCGGGCGGTGCTGCGCGACTACCGCAACGACATGCTGCTGCCCTCCCTGGAGGTCTACACCGAGGGCCTGATGGCCGATCCCACGATGTACGACGCGTTGCTGGCCGCGGCCCGGCAAGGAGCCTCCGATGCCCGCTGA
- a CDS encoding O-methyltransferase: MPSTDHPPGQAALSRAESLTAHAEGSISEDAILVAARDRAMDIGAGAVTPAVGALLSLLVKLSGGKAVVEVGTGAGVSGLWLLSGMSEDGVLTTIDVEPEYQRIAKEAFAEAGIGPSRTRLISGRAQEVLTRLADASYDLVFIDADPLDQPSYVAEAVRLLRPGGVVIVHGAALGGRAGDPAAHDAEVTAVREAARLIAEDERLTPALVPLGDGLLAAVRD; encoded by the coding sequence ATGCCCAGTACCGACCACCCCCCCGGTCAGGCGGCTCTGAGTCGGGCCGAATCTCTCACCGCACACGCCGAAGGATCGATATCAGAGGATGCGATTCTCGTGGCCGCGCGCGACCGCGCCATGGACATTGGCGCCGGGGCGGTAACCCCGGCGGTCGGCGCGCTGCTGAGCCTGCTGGTCAAGCTCAGCGGTGGTAAGGCTGTCGTCGAGGTGGGTACCGGCGCCGGGGTGAGCGGCCTGTGGTTGTTGTCGGGCATGAGTGAGGACGGGGTTTTGACCACGATCGACGTCGAACCCGAATACCAGCGGATCGCCAAAGAGGCGTTCGCCGAGGCCGGGATCGGGCCGTCACGAACGCGCCTGATCAGCGGCCGGGCCCAGGAGGTGCTGACCCGGCTCGCCGATGCGTCGTATGACCTGGTGTTCATTGACGCCGATCCGCTCGACCAGCCCAGCTACGTCGCCGAAGCGGTGCGGTTGTTGCGCCCCGGCGGGGTGGTCATCGTGCACGGCGCGGCCCTGGGCGGGCGTGCAGGCGATCCCGCAGCGCACGACGCTGAGGTGACAGCGGTCCGGGAAGCGGCCCGGCTGATCGCCGAGGACGAGCGGCTCACCCCGGCCTTGGTCCCGCTCGGCGACGGGCTGCTGGCCGCGGTCCGCGATTAA
- the sigE gene encoding RNA polymerase sigma factor SigE, with protein sequence MERADSWDGNTPWELRVTRGDQLSISYGRPDSEDPIITTLMSPTSMSHPQRRRDTDWVESSEELFGTAVFDATGDKATMPSWDELVRQHADRVYRLAYRLSGNQHDAEDLTQETFIRVFRSVQNYQPGTFEGWLHRITTNLFLDMVRRRARIRMEALPDDYDRVPASDPNPEQIYHDSRLGPDLQAALDSLPPEFRAAVVLCDIEGLSYEEIGATLGVKLGTVRSRIHRGRQALRDYLAAHPAHDARPDVPGATVNPA encoded by the coding sequence ATGGAACGCGCCGACAGCTGGGACGGGAATACCCCGTGGGAGCTGCGCGTTACGCGCGGTGACCAACTGTCGATCAGTTACGGCAGGCCCGATTCGGAGGATCCGATCATCACCACACTCATGAGCCCGACCAGTATGTCGCATCCTCAGCGGCGCCGCGACACGGACTGGGTGGAGTCATCCGAGGAACTATTCGGCACCGCCGTGTTCGACGCGACCGGTGACAAGGCCACGATGCCGTCCTGGGATGAGTTGGTGCGCCAGCACGCCGACCGGGTATACCGGTTGGCCTACCGGCTCTCGGGCAATCAGCACGACGCCGAAGATTTAACCCAAGAGACCTTTATCCGGGTGTTTCGATCGGTTCAGAACTACCAGCCCGGAACATTCGAAGGCTGGCTGCACCGCATCACCACGAACCTGTTTTTGGACATGGTGCGTCGACGTGCACGCATTCGCATGGAAGCGTTGCCAGACGATTACGATCGGGTGCCCGCCAGCGATCCCAACCCCGAGCAGATCTACCACGATTCGCGCCTTGGGCCCGACCTGCAGGCGGCCCTGGATTCGCTGCCGCCGGAGTTCCGCGCCGCAGTGGTGTTGTGCGATATCGAAGGCCTGTCCTACGAGGAAATCGGTGCGACGCTGGGCGTGAAGCTGGGGACGGTACGCAGCCGCATCCACCGGGGCCGCCAGGCGCTGCGCGACTATCTGGCCGCTCATCCGGCGCACGATGCGCGTCCCGATGTGCCGGGAGCGACGGTCAACCCCGCATAA
- the rseA gene encoding anti-sigma E factor RseA: protein MGDRGHVFRRAFSWLPSPFASQNDAPVGAPRQFSSTEHLSTEAIAAFVDGELRMSAHLRAAHHLSLCPECAAEVDGQNRARAALRDSHPIRIPSTLLGVLSQIPHSPPGAAPLSSEQLTDDDGHDPGKRR from the coding sequence ATGGGCGACCGGGGACATGTGTTCCGTCGCGCGTTTTCCTGGCTCCCATCACCGTTTGCCTCTCAAAATGACGCTCCGGTCGGCGCTCCCCGCCAGTTCAGCTCCACTGAGCATCTGTCCACCGAGGCCATCGCGGCGTTCGTGGATGGGGAGCTGCGCATGAGCGCGCACCTGCGTGCGGCGCATCATCTGTCGCTGTGTCCTGAGTGCGCTGCCGAAGTGGATGGCCAGAACCGGGCGCGGGCGGCGCTGCGCGATTCGCATCCCATACGGATTCCCAGCACACTGCTCGGGGTATTGTCACAGATCCCGCACTCGCCGCCCGGCGCGGCGCCGCTGTCATCGGAGCAGCTCACCGACGATGACGGGCATGACCCGGGTAAGCGCCGCTAG